The following proteins are encoded in a genomic region of Gammaproteobacteria bacterium:
- a CDS encoding cytochrome c, whose protein sequence is MKTLRLFLVVPLLAPVLVYAWPWSQDMMNQPSIKPQEPERNGQLSPFPHRSVPVQGIPTQTASREEAKDLTNPFPPDEASIKKGRVLFRIICAACHGLTGKADSPVTDKIGAIDLTSDYAQKDLTEGWIYGTISHGGAVMPPYGVPAGGVGSNDLSPEERWHVVNYVRHALTKEATAAAPQAATQ, encoded by the coding sequence ATGAAAACCCTGCGCCTATTCCTTGTCGTGCCGTTGCTCGCCCCGGTGCTTGTCTATGCCTGGCCGTGGTCGCAGGACATGATGAATCAACCCAGCATCAAACCTCAGGAACCTGAACGTAACGGGCAGTTGTCGCCCTTTCCGCATCGCTCGGTTCCCGTGCAAGGCATCCCGACCCAGACGGCCAGCCGTGAAGAGGCCAAGGATCTAACCAATCCGTTCCCCCCGGACGAAGCCTCGATCAAAAAGGGCCGGGTGCTGTTTCGCATCATCTGCGCCGCCTGTCACGGGCTGACCGGCAAGGCCGATTCCCCCGTGACGGACAAGATCGGTGCGATTGACCTCACCTCGGATTATGCACAGAAGGATCTCACCGAAGGCTGGATCTACGGCACCATCAGTCACGGCGGCGCTGTGATGCCCCCTTATGGCGTCCCGGCGGGGGGCGTCGGTTCCAATGATCTGTCACCGGAAGAGCGCTGGCATGTCGTCAACTACGTGCGTCACGCCTTGACCAAAGAGGCGACCGCCGCCGCCCCACAGGCAGCGACTCAATAA
- a CDS encoding DUF3341 domain-containing protein — MKKSHRLLGLFSNFDEATKAIYDIRADKVSGVSVNDVTLISPIEHPEVEEALGDRGVHVQFFTLFGGLFGLIGSWLWISAAQATFLVQPQGGKPVVTLVTNFVLNYEMMILGGVLFTLIGLLVGARLPSRPGTLYSEKISLDQIGILLEVNEPNLAPLKSLFHLHNVVEIREEIIR; from the coding sequence ATGAAAAAGAGCCACCGCCTACTCGGCCTGTTCAGCAATTTTGACGAGGCCACCAAGGCCATTTATGACATTCGCGCCGACAAGGTGAGCGGCGTTTCCGTTAATGACGTGACCCTGATCTCGCCTATCGAGCACCCGGAGGTCGAAGAGGCGCTCGGCGACCGCGGCGTGCACGTGCAGTTCTTCACGCTGTTCGGAGGACTGTTCGGCCTGATCGGCAGTTGGCTGTGGATCTCCGCGGCGCAGGCCACCTTCCTGGTTCAGCCGCAGGGCGGCAAGCCGGTGGTGACCCTGGTCACCAACTTCGTATTGAATTACGAGATGATGATCCTGGGCGGCGTGCTGTTCACCCTGATAGGTCTTCTGGTCGGCGCGCGTTTGCCCTCGCGCCCCGGTACGCTTTACAGTGAAAAAATCAGTCTGGACCAGATCGGCATCCTGCTGGAGGTTAATGAACCCAACCTGGCGCCGCTGAAGTCGCTGTTCCACCTACACAATGTAGTCGAAATACGCGAAGAGATCATTCGATGA
- the nrfD gene encoding polysulfide reductase NrfD has translation MKDIAIHSQEKDIREDLPWKQINTDILRSLDNPRRGYWYSIIVCLVLLAIGFTAEVIQYQHGMGMSKNHPHMWNLYIATFIFWIGMSHSGTLLSAILHIVHADWRKPIYRFAEAMTTFSLMTALLFPVIHLGRLWNFYWVVPYIPSRGTWPNFRSPLSWDGFAIMTYLTSSALFLYIGMLPDLAIARDNTTGWRKRLYSTLSLGWCGNDRQWRVFRKAYMLMAIFLIPLAVSVHSIVSSDFAMSINPGWHVTTFPPYFVAGALYSGCAAIITLFILLRYYFRWEEYMTLPILEKICKLTFAIAMMWTYLNLVEFASVWYGHDVYGKEVLWGKMTGAYAPAFWSMMFFGSVLPFTLAFRSLRRHIPTMMAVSILLNVGMWLERWMIVSPTLSQSFYPWSWDVMWPTLTSWAIVLGSFGWFGLLFLVFVKIFPSVSMYEVKEMVYHRKLATEKAAARVGGAAPAYGAHMKKEDAV, from the coding sequence ATGAAAGATATAGCGATACACTCCCAAGAAAAAGATATCCGCGAAGATCTGCCGTGGAAACAGATCAATACTGATATCCTGCGCTCCCTGGACAACCCGCGCCGGGGTTATTGGTATTCCATCATCGTCTGCCTGGTGCTGCTCGCCATCGGCTTCACCGCCGAGGTGATTCAATACCAACATGGCATGGGCATGTCCAAGAACCACCCGCACATGTGGAATCTGTACATCGCCACTTTCATCTTCTGGATCGGCATGAGCCACTCCGGCACGCTGCTCTCGGCGATTCTCCACATCGTACACGCCGACTGGCGCAAACCGATCTATCGTTTCGCCGAGGCCATGACCACCTTCTCGCTGATGACGGCCTTGCTGTTTCCGGTGATTCACTTGGGAAGGCTGTGGAATTTCTACTGGGTTGTCCCTTATATTCCATCGCGCGGCACCTGGCCGAATTTCCGTTCCCCGCTGTCGTGGGATGGCTTTGCGATCATGACCTATCTCACCTCTTCGGCGCTGTTTTTGTACATCGGCATGTTGCCGGATTTGGCAATCGCGCGCGACAACACCACCGGCTGGCGTAAACGGCTTTACAGCACGCTGTCGCTAGGCTGGTGCGGCAACGACCGGCAGTGGCGCGTGTTCCGCAAGGCCTACATGCTGATGGCGATCTTTTTGATTCCGCTGGCCGTCTCGGTGCACTCCATCGTGTCGTCCGACTTCGCCATGTCCATCAATCCCGGCTGGCACGTGACCACCTTCCCGCCTTATTTCGTGGCCGGCGCGCTGTACTCCGGCTGCGCGGCGATCATCACGCTGTTCATCCTGCTGCGCTATTACTTCCGCTGGGAAGAGTACATGACGCTGCCTATCCTGGAGAAGATCTGCAAGCTCACTTTTGCCATCGCCATGATGTGGACGTATTTAAATCTGGTCGAGTTCGCCTCGGTGTGGTACGGCCATGACGTGTATGGAAAGGAGGTGTTGTGGGGCAAGATGACGGGGGCTTATGCGCCGGCCTTCTGGAGCATGATGTTCTTCGGCTCGGTGTTGCCGTTCACGCTCGCCTTCCGCTCGCTGCGCCGCCACATCCCCACCATGATGGCGGTGTCCATCCTGCTTAACGTCGGCATGTGGCTGGAACGCTGGATGATCGTCTCGCCCACGTTGTCCCAGTCGTTCTATCCCTGGTCGTGGGACGTGATGTGGCCGACCCTCACCTCCTGGGCCATCGTGCTGGGCAGCTTCGGCTGGTTCGGCCTGCTGTTCCTGGTGTTCGTGAAGATCTTCCCGTCGGTCTCCATGTACGAGGTCAAGGAAATGGTTTACCACCGCAAGCTCGCCACTGAAAAGGCGGCAGCGCGCGTCGGCGGCGCCGCACCCGCCTACGGGGCACACATGAAAAAGGAGGACGCGGTATGA
- a CDS encoding 4Fe-4S dicluster domain-containing protein, which translates to MSSLQNLINNWSQYRKGIEEGGFHHYEHRWGMAIDLNACIGCNACSTACYAENNLAVVGPERFAKGHFMHWMRVERYWDQPEKEFPEQGASFLPMMCQQCGAAPCEPVCPVVATYHTPDGLNAQVYNRCIGSRYCNNNCPYRVRYFNFWSYYESSWPEPLNMQLNPDLTVRDKGVMEKCTFCVQRIRTAKDKAKMENRKVKDGEFTTACAQACPTNAIHFGDLMDPESQVTKLWATHQVSRVDEQGRPRHEQDKQNPELRGYRVLEELNTDPSVMYLERVRETLA; encoded by the coding sequence ATGTCGTCGCTACAGAATCTGATAAACAACTGGTCGCAATACCGCAAGGGCATCGAGGAGGGCGGCTTCCACCATTATGAACATCGCTGGGGCATGGCGATAGACCTTAACGCCTGCATCGGCTGCAATGCCTGCTCGACCGCCTGCTATGCGGAAAACAACCTGGCCGTGGTCGGGCCGGAGCGTTTCGCGAAGGGCCACTTCATGCACTGGATGCGCGTCGAGCGTTACTGGGATCAGCCCGAAAAGGAGTTCCCGGAACAGGGCGCGAGCTTCCTGCCGATGATGTGTCAGCAGTGCGGCGCCGCGCCGTGCGAGCCGGTATGTCCCGTGGTGGCCACCTATCACACGCCGGATGGGCTGAACGCGCAGGTCTACAACCGCTGTATCGGTTCGCGTTACTGCAACAACAACTGCCCGTATCGGGTGCGCTATTTCAATTTCTGGTCGTATTACGAAAGCTCCTGGCCGGAGCCGCTCAACATGCAACTCAACCCCGACCTCACGGTGCGCGACAAGGGCGTGATGGAAAAGTGCACCTTCTGCGTGCAGCGCATCCGCACCGCCAAGGACAAGGCCAAGATGGAGAACCGCAAGGTCAAGGACGGCGAGTTCACCACCGCCTGCGCGCAGGCCTGCCCCACCAATGCCATCCACTTCGGCGATCTGATGGACCCGGAGAGTCAGGTGACGAAGCTGTGGGCCACGCATCAGGTCTCGCGGGTGGACGAGCAGGGGCGTCCGCGCCACGAGCAGGACAAACAGAATCCAGAACTGCGCGGTTACCGCGTGCTGGAAGAACTCAACACGGACCCGTCGGTGATGTATCTCGAACGGGTACGCGAGACCTTAGCGTAA